The stretch of DNA GTCCGGCGGAACGCGGCCCGCTCGACATCTGCCTGCAGGTAAACATCAGCGGCGAAGCCAGCAAGAGCGGCGCCAGCGCAGCGGAACTGCCGGAACTGGCGCGCCAGGTGGCCGCCTTGCCGAACCTGCGCCTGCGCGGGCTGATGGCGATTCCCGAGGCGAGCAGCGACCCGGCGCGGCAGCGCGCCGCGTTTGCCCGCCTGCGCGCCCTGTTCGACGGCCTGCGCGCCGATGGCCTGGCGCTCGACACCCTGTCGATGGGCATGTCGGGCGACCTGGGCGCGGCCATCGCGGAAGGCGCGACCATCGTCCGCATCGGCAGCGCCATCTTCGGCGCCCGCCATTACGAGCAATAAAAAGGAACAGCATGAAGATTGCATTCATTGGCGGCGGCAACATGGCCACCGCCCTGATCGCCGGCCTGGCGGGACAACTCACCGGTGCCGGCAGCCTGCACGTGGTGGACCCCAATCTCGATGCGCTCGCGCGCCTGGCCGGCCAGTACGGCGTGAGCACGGCGGCGTCGATCGACGTGCAGGTGGGCGCCGCCGACGTGGTCGTGCTGGCGGTCAAGCCCCAGCAGATGCGCGAAGTCGCGCTGGCGCTCCGGCCATTGCTGGGCGCCCAGCCGCTGGTGCTGTCGATCGCGGCCGGCATCCGCATCGCCGATCTGTCGCGCTGGCTGGGCGGCTACACCCGCATCGTACGCGCGATGCCGAACACCCCGGCGCTGATCGCGATGGGCATCACCGGCATGGTGGCCGGGCTGGACGTCGACGAGGCCCAGCGCTCGGCGGCCGACCAGGTGCTGCGCGCGGTCGGCCAGACCGTGTGGCTGAAGGACGAGAGCCTGATCGATCCGGTGACGGCGGTGTCGGGCAGCGGCCCGGCCTATGTCTTCTACTTCCTCGAAGCGATGCAGCAGGCGGCGCTGGAAATGGGGCTGGACGCGGAGCAGGGAAGGCAGCTGGCGCTGGCCACGTTTACCGGGGCGGCCCAGTTGGCGGCGCAGTCGGGCGACCCGGTCGAGGTGCTGCGCCAGCGCGTGACCTCGAAGGGCGGCACCACGCATGCGGCGATCGCCAGCATGGAGGCGGCGGGGGTGAAGGAAGCGATCGTCGCGGCGATGAAGGCGGCGGCGGAGCGCGGGCGCGAGCTCGGGGACGAACTCGGCAAGGACTCGTAGGGTGGGCGGGTCTCCCGCCCGCGCGTTCAACTCCCTTATGAAAAGCCAGTTCGGCCGATCATAAGCTGATTGAACGCGCGGACGGCAAAGCCGTCCACCCTACGATTAGTGGACTTCGAAGCCTCGCCAGCGCAGCACAGGCAGCAGCTTCTGTGCGAACTTGTAGGCCGACACGACCGCCGTCACGCTGCCCACCGC from Massilia varians encodes:
- a CDS encoding YggS family pyridoxal phosphate-dependent enzyme, which encodes MSIIAENLQAVEATIGAACAASGRPRNAVTLLAVSKTFPAQAVVEAMAAGQRAFGENYLQEALDKMQEVARLQPDTPIGWHFIGPIQSNKTRPIAAHFDWVHTVERLKIAQRLSEQRPAERGPLDICLQVNISGEASKSGASAAELPELARQVAALPNLRLRGLMAIPEASSDPARQRAAFARLRALFDGLRADGLALDTLSMGMSGDLGAAIAEGATIVRIGSAIFGARHYEQ
- the proC gene encoding pyrroline-5-carboxylate reductase; the protein is MKIAFIGGGNMATALIAGLAGQLTGAGSLHVVDPNLDALARLAGQYGVSTAASIDVQVGAADVVVLAVKPQQMREVALALRPLLGAQPLVLSIAAGIRIADLSRWLGGYTRIVRAMPNTPALIAMGITGMVAGLDVDEAQRSAADQVLRAVGQTVWLKDESLIDPVTAVSGSGPAYVFYFLEAMQQAALEMGLDAEQGRQLALATFTGAAQLAAQSGDPVEVLRQRVTSKGGTTHAAIASMEAAGVKEAIVAAMKAAAERGRELGDELGKDS